From Oreochromis aureus strain Israel breed Guangdong linkage group 4, ZZ_aureus, whole genome shotgun sequence, a single genomic window includes:
- the LOC120439833 gene encoding synaptonemal complex protein 1-like has protein sequence MSQESLDNLPSGSDSGDESLRVQLEASDMRVSQLHRDIVLHLERSRRINAELMEEVKNIEKKNADLREELENIRKENADLKQELKNSRKDNSARMEELKNSRKENIKLLEELENSRKDNEELENSRKENAKLLEDLEYSRKDNTELMEELENRRKENTKLLEELENSRKDNEELENRRKENAKLLEELENSRKDNEELEYSRKENAKLLEELENSRKDNEELENRRKENAKLLEDLEYSRKENAKLLEELENSRKDNEELENSRKENAKLLEELENRRKDNTKLMEDLENSRKDNAKLREELENSTKRMQSS, from the coding sequence atgtCACAGGAATCATTAGATAACTTACCTTCTGGAAGCGATAGTGGAGATGAGTCACTAAGAGTGCAGCTTGAGGCTAGTGACATGAGAGTGTCTCAGCTTCACAGAGACATAGTGCTTCACCTTGAGCGCAGCCGTAGAATAAATGCAGAACTCATGGAAGAGGTCAAAAATATTGAGAAAAAAAACGCAGATCTCAGGGAAGAGCTCGAAAATATTAGGAAAGAAAACGCAGATCTCAAGCAAGAGCTCAAAAATAGTAGGAAAGACAACTCAGCACGCATGGAAGAGCTCAAAAATAGTaggaaagaaaacataaagCTCTTGGAAGAGCTCGAGAATAGCAGGAAAGACAACGAAGAGCTCGAAAATAGCAGGAAAGAAAACGCAAAGCTCTTGGAAGACCTCGAATATAGCAGGAAAGACAACACAGAGCTCATGGAAGAGCTTGAAAatagaaggaaagaaaacacaaagctcTTGGAAGAGCTCGAGAATAGCAGGAAAGACAACGAAGAGCTTGAAAATAGAAGGAAAGAAAACGCAAAGCTCTTGGAAGAGCTCGAGAATAGCAGGAAAGACAACGAAGAGCTCGAATATAGCAGGAAAGAAAACGCAAAGCTCTTGGAAGAGCTCGAGAATAGCAGGAAAGACAACGAAGAGCTTGAAAATAGAAGGAAAGAAAACGCAAAGCTCTTGGAAGACCTCGAATATAGCAGGAAAGAAAACGCAAAGCTCTTGGAAGAGCTCGAGAATAGCAGGAAAGACAACGAAGAGCTCGAAAATAGCAGGAAAGAAAACGCAAAGCTCTTGGAAGAGCTTGAAAATAGAAGGAAAGACAACACAAAGCTCATGGAAGACCTTGAAAATAGCAGGAAAGACAACGCAAAGCTCAGGGAAGAGCTAGAAAATAGCACGAAGCGAATGCAGAGCTCATGA